The nucleotide sequence CTCCGAACCTACATGGTTACGGGGGACGCGGCCGATCAATTGCTGATGGAGCAAATCGGACGCGCTCTCGAGTTCGGGGTCGACCTCGTCCAGATTCGCCGCAAGACCGAGACCGCTCGCGAGCTCCAATCGCTCGTCGTCGCGGTCCTCAATGCCTTTCCCGAGGCACGCGAGCGGATCCTGGTGAACGATCGGCTCGACGTGGCGCTCGCGGCGGGAGCGGGAGGGGTCCATTTGCCGGCATCTGGACTTCCCACCGGCTCGGTCCGGGAATTGGCTCCACCCGGCTTTCTGGTCGCGAGGTCGGTGCACAACCCGAATGAGGCAATTCGCGCCGCGCGGGAGGGCGCGAGCTTCGTCGTATTCGGACCGATTTATTCGACGCTTTCCAAACCCGGGCACCCGGGCACCGGAGTCGAAGGGCTACGGGAGGTCGTCGAATGTGCGAGCGTGGAAGTTTTT is from Vicinamibacteria bacterium and encodes:
- a CDS encoding thiamine phosphate synthase encodes the protein MVTGDAADQLLMEQIGRALEFGVDLVQIRRKTETARELQSLVVAVLNAFPEARERILVNDRLDVALAAGAGGVHLPASGLPTGSVRELAPPGFLVARSVHNPNEAIRAAREGASFVVFGPIYSTLSKPGHPGTGVEGLREVVECASVEVFAIGGIDARRASEVAGTGAAGVAGISVFRSADALAELMTRLGELRGSLP